The stretch of DNA CACGCAGCACGGGGGGCTCCTTGGGGATGTAGGGCTGGGGAAAGAGCAGACTGCTGTTGAACCCACGGCACAGAGGGCAAAGGGGGGTGGTGCCAGCCcaggcctgggcaagagagcaccTATTCCCAGATATCCCTAGGCTGAACGGCAAAGACAAGGCCCCCAGCAGGCAGCAATCAACTTGTGGGAAGGCCTGtgcccctcctgccctccctgctACTGAGATCTCCCGGGGCCTGCCAGGTTTCTCAAGGCATCTTTAGGGTACCTTGGCCTCGCCATCAGGTAGGAAGAGGTAGGCTCCACTCTTGTCTTTGGACGTACGGGTGCCATAGACAAGGAACTCCATGTCCACCTGCTGCTCCTGCTCCTCATCCACCCTTCGGATGCTCTGCCAAAAAACATAGCCCTGACCCCTGGCCCCACACCAGCATGTCAGGCCTGCCTCCTGGGAGGACGTGACTAGCTTCCCCAAGGAGCCACGCCCAAGTTCCCCATGCTATCAGCCTGGAGCTGAGATGGCCCAGGCTCAGGTCCACTGTGGGTCAGGTGATGGCATGCTCACAGGGCCAGGAGGCAGCTCTGCACAATGCCACCACCATGCATGCCCTACTCTGGCCCTAGCCCTTCTCCGCCATCCTGGCCCTTTACCTTGAGGAGCCCAgtaaggcctgagaaccagaccTGCATGTAGCGGTTGCTGAGGGCGAAGTCACTGGTGCCAGAGTCAATGACGCGGAGAGGGAACACTTCGTGCCTGCTGACGGACAGCTGACGGCCGTGCAGGTAGAGGCGCACAGAGGAGGGCAGCGTGCGGTGCCCATCCAGGcccagctgcagctgcagcacACCCAGACCCAGAGCCGGCAGGCAGACAGGCACAGACACCTGTGGGCACAGGAGGGGTGAGAAAGTGGAGGGACAGCATTCACCACAGGGGTGCTGGAGCATTCACTTACTAACAGAGGCCTAAGCAAGTCCCTGCACCTGCTGGGGCCTCTGCCCCTCCTCCAAAGTGGAGGTGACATGATTTGCACTTTCTTTCTCATCAGACTTTATAATTCTCAAGTGATATTTGAAAAAGTATGAAGTGGTAACCCCATATTAAGCTttcaataaatactgaatgaCTGAGTGATAGGGTATTATAACTGCTATTTTTACCATTACTATTACCATATCAACCTTCCCCTTCCTTTCAAGGACAGACTCAAATCCCAAGAGTGCCTGTCTGCAGGGCAACCCCTCTCCCCAGGACACCTGACCCCAACCTGGGGAGGAAGCAGGGCCTCAAGCAGGAGGTTGGGAGGCTGGTACCACTGGGCGGGGAGGGACCGACCTGCCAAGCCCTTGCCTCACCTGGTAGACATCAGGGACCACCTCAGTGGCAGAGCTCCAGTGTGCACTGATCTGCACAGCCAGGGGCTGGCCCTCCTCCGAAAGGACACGCACACGGGGCGAGTTGACCAGCAGGGACACCACACTGAACCGCTCCTGTTCCAGGGGGTTGAATAGCACCACAAACCTGTGCGTAGAAAGTAGGCTGTGGCTCGGAGCCAGGGCAAGTGCCCTATAGTGGCTCAGCATGTGTGGGCCCAGAGGGGCCTCAGAGCCAGGGAATAGCTCTGCCTCTCTGCACCTGGCGTGGTCCAGCTTACCTGGGCGAGGAATCCAGCTGGATTACTGTGCGCTCTGGCAGGGCATCATGACTTAAGCGAGTGTCATCCTGGAATTCAGTGGGCCGGAAGGGAAAAACCATCATCATGGGCTcggcctcctcccaccccacctgtCCTGGGTGTGGACCAGCAGCTGCACTGGGCACAGAACTCATCggatggggagggagaaagaggagtgGCACCCTCATCCAGCAGCTCTTGGGAGGAACCTGCATAAACTGGAGGGTTCTCATGCAGACCCAGGAGGGGCTCACCACTTGAAGGAAGGGTGCCTCCGGGTCAAAGTGGTAGGTCTCCTTGTCCCTCAGCACCAGATAGTGAGCTGCATGAATGATGACCTGCTTCAGGTTGACAAGGGAGCGCAGAAGCCTGTGGGTGGcgcaggagaggaaaggagagaagatgaGCTCGGTGACGCTGTCTGCCTTGTCAGCAAGACAAGCCCCAGGCCAGCCTACCCCCACACCACCCAATGTCCTTTCTCTGGGACAGTGAGCGGGGGAACTGACGAGGCAGAAAAGAAGGCTCCCACCTGACCCCATAGTCCACCACCACAGCCTCCTTCGCAGTGCCAGTGATGGCGTCGTGATGCTGGAAGAGCCCCAGTGTGCGCCGAGCTTCCGTCAGGAGGGTGAAGTCAGACAGCGGGTACCGACCAGCCAAGCCAGAGTGGCGGGCATGAGCTGCAGCCAGGCTGTAGAGAACCTCTGCCCCCCTGCCCAGAGAGAGAAGTTAGCTGCCAGCCGGCACCATTCCCGAGGGCCCACCAACGCAAATCCAtcctcccttcccacccttctcttcctgccctggcctctgggCTCTTCTGAGCTGATCCAGCCCCTCCTTAAACCCCAAAGACTGACTCTACCCCCTCTAGCCTGGAAGcggggacagggtctcaccgcAGGTGGGCTTCCAGGACTCGGTCTAAGCTCTTGTAGAAGGGCCGGGAAGTGTAATAGCCTGTCCAGTAATGATCCTCCCGGTCCGCATAGGAGAAGAAATCCCCGCTCAGCACGGGAAACCCTGGAGGCCGGGCCCCTGGCTCCACCCCTGTCCTCTTGTACAGGGCATCAAAGTAGTCTGAAAGAGTGCCGAACTGGGCCTGTGGGAACCCCAAAAACCCACTCCCATCAGTTCTAGAGCCTCCTGGAAATTGGCCACAGTGCTGCAGTCAAGGGTGAGGCAGGGGCTTTGGGCTCAAAGCAGGAACTGTACATCCCGCCATTCTGGATCTGACAGAAGTGAGGGAGCCTGGAATTGAATTCTGACATAAAAGGGGCACCGTGCCCAAGAATTGGGAAGGAACCCCTGCTTTGGAGTTGGGAACCCAGAGCACGGATTCTCATAGGGAAGGGTGGGCTGCAGCACTGCGAAGCCCCCTCCCCAGCCAAGTGTCCCTCACACCTGCACATGGAGGTCAGGCCTGCTGTTGAAGAAGTCAAAGAGCCGCTGGTAATTGAAGAACTGGGCATCCCACTCTTGGGGCTTGTCATATCGGAAGTCATCTCCCAGAGGCACCAGGAGGACGTTGCTTCGGAAAAGCCGTGACTTCTTCCGGTATTGGTCCAGAAGCAAGGCtgccctgaggcaggaaaaaaacatGGGCCCAATGTGAAATCTCAGTAGGAAAAGAGCGCCATGCACAGCCATCCCTACAGCAAGCTGCTCAAAGACATCCCGTCCGTTAAGGAGTGGTTCAGCACAGACAGACAACTCCTGGGACAGGAACCCCAGTTCCAGGGGAATCCAGTGTTCTCTGGACAGTTCTGACAGTCAGCATGTTCTATTTTATGTTAGGCTGTTGAGATCTTTTGGGATTCTGGTTCTGACACTCCCGCCTCATTCTGACCACCAGTTAGCGATGCAGCACCGGAGTTAAGAGTCTGGATCCCGGAGCCACATCACACCAGCTCCACAAGTACTAGCTGAGAGATTGTGGGCaaataacttctctgagcctcatttccgGCAAAGTAAGGATAACATCGGTAGGTACCCATATGTTGTGAGAATGAAAATAGATTGaatgggctgagcatggtgggtcgcgcctgtaatcccagcactctgggaggccaatgcaggcggatcacctgaggttaggagtttaagaccaacctggccaacagtgaaactaaaaatacaaaaattaaccaggtgtggtggcacacacctgtaattccaagtactcaggaggctgaggcaggggaatcacttgaacccaggaggcagatgttgtggtgagctgagatcgcaccactgcactccagcctgggtgacagagactctgtctcaaaagaattaattaattaaataaaattaaataaattaaataaaatgaattgaatgaatgaatactggTTACACAGAGTAGTGCCTCGTACATAATAGGaactatatataaacatttattttcttttcatccaAATTATTGGCAAAATCATTACAAAAAGAGAGCCCTGTGGCACACCAGCAGAAGCTCCTCCTGCTTTAATTGGCATGTTATAAATATCACAGTCCAAAGAGTCAACTAATCTACTTAGTGGCGCTGGCCCAGCGtgtacttttctactttgttctcATGAGAGGATTCCTCAAATACCACTTTCCCCTAACTTAGCAGTTTAGTAAGCCTTTCAAAGGAGAACCTGGTTACCTTTCATGGCCTGTTCTTGTAAACCTAGGCCAGCCTCACTAATCACAACTGCTGTTTAAAAAACATCATGTCTTCATAGCCCTAGATTCTTGCCTGGAATCAGCATTTAGACTTCTGGAAACAAAAGACCACTTTCTTTCCCTTTCGGTCACATGTTTCAACTGCTGGACATTATGGAGAAATCAGAGCATTGCAACATACAAACCAGTCCAActtgttatattcttttttttttttgagatggaatttcgctcttgttacccaggctggagtacaatggcacgatctcggctcactgcaacctccgcctcctgggtccaggcaattctcctgcctcagcctcctgagtagctgggattacaggcacatgccaccatgcccagctaattttttgtatttttagtagacacggggtttcaccatgttgaccaggatggtctcgatctcttgacctcgtaatccacccgcctcgacctcccaaagtgctgggattacaggcttgagccaccgcgcccggcctatattcTTATGTTTCTGTCTAAATTGCTGTTTGTGTCAACTCTTAACTAATACTTTCCCCCAAGGCTTGAATTCAGCAAGAATGACATCCTTATGGGTCCCTATATCCTCTCAAAGAGGACAGGTCTGTTTTCTCAGACATTGGAGGCTATCTCATGGGACTGAATGTGGATCTGAATGGATTCTCGTGGTTGACTTAAAGCCCAGTCAGAACACTGGCACTAAGTGAATGTGCGTGAGCCCGAAGTTTGTAAGATCCAACAGCTCACCTGGGAATCATTTGCCTCGAAGTTGTCAGCTGGCCCTGGCAGTTTATTAGGGCACAGAAAGTACtcatgtgagaaaataaaagcattttgtgAAAGGTGGTTGCTGGAGCCGTTCCAGTTTTTCAGGAGACTTGGTAAGGAGCTGCTGATGCAGATGAAGCAAGCCTCAACTCACCATCTGAGCCCACCCTCCACGCCACACAGCCCATACCAGAGCTAGGCCTCCTAACTCCTCTGTGAAGCGAAAGGCCTGGAAGCAGATACCTTTCTGCCACGTTGGCCTCTGTGATGGCCCGCGGTGGCACCTTCCAAGGGCAGTTGATGCGCCCACCGGGCAGACGTTTAAAATCAAATTGGCAGCAGATCTTGGGATCTGGGCCACAGGTGTGGGGTACGTCGTAGCTGTAGAAGGGCATCATGTGACAGAAGATGTCTGTGCTCGAGTCCGAGTCTGCAGAAGACATACCATGTAGTCACCGCCAACAGACAGCCTCTGGACGTCAGGAGGGCAAGGATCTGCTAGGGCTAAAGGCAGCTCTGATAGACCATGAGGCTGTAACTGGACCTAGGGCCAAAGGGGGTATGTAGTCCAGAGGAAAGACACAGGGGGTTCCTTGAGGGGACGGGCACACAAGGCATGCTGAAGCCCTTGGGACAGAGGCCCTGCAGAGGCCAGAGGTCAGTGTGAACCTCCCCTAACCAGAGGGTGGGACCATTTCTGGCAGTCCACACCAGTGCAGGTCTGCTCTGAAGGACAGTGGGGGTCTTAGTTCTGATAGCCCTGCTCTTCCCCGGTGAAGACTACGCTGCAGTGACCCCCTCTACCCTACCTGGCCTTACCCCATGTCTGCCTCCACATGAACTCTAGGCTGTGGGTGGCAGCAAAGTGCTTCTTGATGGCATAGTGCACTCTCTGAATCAGCATGCTGGTGAGGTTGGCACGGCGCAGCAGGTAAGGCATGGTGGAGCTGTGTCCAAAGGGGTCCACTGCCCAGCCAGAGCGGGGGGTTGTACCTGGGCAGGGCATGGAAGCCAGAGAGGACCTCAGGGCCtgccctcttggcctcccaggtgCTGGACTCCAGCTCCTGTCTTGGTTGTCAGTGGACAGATGACATCACACCAGGCCCATACAGTGGGATGTGCCCAGAAAGGAACCACCCCTGCTATAGCACTGTGGGCCCAGCCTGGGAGGGCAGACCCCCATGCCTGCGCCTGGATTTACCGAGATTTCTCTCCAGCCACTGGTGTCCTTCGATGAGCTGGTCAATCAATGCAAAGTAGTGGGAGTTGGCCTCATCCGGCATCACCCAGCCTCCTGTCGCAATCTCCAGCTGCCCATTTCCCACCAGCCTATAGTTAAAGACTCACACTCAGGATAGAGTAGAACACTCTGCCTGAGTAGTCCTGCCAACCAGATGTCAGGGCCTACATGCACGGGCCTCACGGAACCAGTTCTCCTAAGTTCACCACCAAGAGGACACACACTCACCCTCCATTCCCTGCGCCAATCTCATGCTGTCCTGGCCCTGCTTATCTCGGGACCTCTATCTGTTCTTGCGTTCTCTCCACCATCACTCATCTCTGCCACAGCTCCCTGGGCCTTTCCCTGCCACCTTTGCACCCACAACTTAAGGTAAGACCCGTCCACCCAGCCTGGGGCTTGAACGAGGCCCTTCCAGCCTCCCTGCCTGGTACTGGCCTTCGGACTGCGGCCCTCTTCTGGGCATTGATGTTGTCCCACCACTTGGCAAAGAAGGAGACCTCTGCCCAGAGGAAGCGCCGCCGAGGGTCTTCCTGCAGCTTAGACACCATGCTGTTGAGGATGTGTTGGGTCTGCTCTGTGTAGTACTTGTCAAAGGTCTTGATCCAGCCTGGGGAGCCAATGTAGGGTCCCCTGAGGATGCCACCATCTTCTTTGATGTCCCTCCCTTGCACTGGCCATCAGAAATCCCACTCCACACTCCAGCTCCCAGGAGTCTACAGGGTCCTCACCTGGGTCGTTGTGAGAGTGGGGCACCACAAACACCTGCAAGTCTTCAGCATCCCAGTCGTGCGGGTCATAGGAGATGTCAAAGCCTTGCCTCCACACGCCACCATCCACATTGTCAAATGGCAACTCCTCCGACACAGCGAGCATCTGCCGGGGGGAGGCAGCTCAGTGTCCCATTCGTGGCTGCAGGTCCCCGCCGGCTCTGATCCTTACCTGCAACTCTGGCTTCTGGCCCCGGCCCCCCAAAGCAAACTGGCAGTCCTGAGGGGAGATGGAGAAGAAGCTGGGCCGGGGCTCTGGCGGCACTACCCAGGAGCCATTGACTGTGTAGTAGGGCAGCAGGGCAGGCGGGCCCTCTGCATTGGCCGTCAGCTCCAGCACGGAGTCCTTGATGTGGCTAATAATCTCATGGTTCTCCTCCAAAAGCTGCTCCAGCTGCTCAATGCGGTTCTGCAGCACAGAAATTTGGCTCTGCCAAAAAACCAGAAAGCAATCACCCACAGCTCCCTATGCCACAGGGAGGGTCTCTGCTTGGGGTCCACCACCTGAGGCCTGACTACAATTCTTCCCTTATCTGTTGAAGCCAGACCATGGGCCTACAGGGAAAGATGATGCCATTCAGATCAAGGGAGCTATGCACAGCACCACTGAGAGCTACATTCCACTTGGGCTGGGAGAACCATCACTCCAGCTCAGGGATGGCAAAGATTTCATTTCACATACCTAGTCTCAGCAATTGGTGTTGCCTGTGCTGAGAAGGATTTCATCAGGGCTTAATGGCAAAGAATGCTGTAATCAATTAGCAATGTGTGCCAAGAATTTaggaggggccgggcacagtggctcatgcctacaatcccagcactttgggaggccgaggtgagtggatcacctgaggtcaggagttcaagactgccctgaccaacacagtgaaacctcgtctctactgaaaatacaaaaatgagctgggcatggtggcaggtgcctgtagtcccagctactcaggaggctgaggcaggagaatcgcttgaacccaggaggtggaggttgcagtgagccaagaacgcaccactgcactccagcctgggagaaagaaagaaaagaaaaagaattcaggagaaCAGAGCAACAATATtcattgccttttttgttttcttccttcattcttctttctatttttgagatggggttttaccatattggtcaggctggtctcaaactcctgacctcgtgatccgcccacctcagcctcccaaagtgctgggattacaggcgtgagccactgtgcccggacttcttcctttctttctgccgTCACTGTTTTTAGCTGAGAGTTTCTACAAAACCTGACTGTTGGGAAGGAAGGTTCCTGTCCTGTACTGACATTACCCTCCAGCCAGGGGGCCATACCCTGAGCCCAGGTGACTtgtatacaaagaaattagcaaCCAGGCATGACTCACCCGGGGGAAGTTCCCACCATTCTGGTGTCGGGTGGGATCGTGCTGCACTCGGTCCAGCATGAGGTAGAGCGAGAAGACTGCCACACAGAAGATGGCAGCCCCACACACTGTCACCTGCTTCTTCAGCTTCATACTGGCCTCCACGCACACCTGGCAGGAAGGACACCATCTGTAGCTCCAGCATGCAAAATCCCCTTGGCAGTCTTTCCACCAAATGCCCCAGTGAGTTCCTGAGGGCTGTTCCCAAGGAACAACCATTCGCCTGGCTCCAATAAAAAAGCCagatttgggctgggtgtggtggctcatgcccataatcccagcactttgggaggccaaggcaggtggatcatgaggtcaggagctcaagaccagcctgactgacatggtgaaacgccatctctaaaacaaaaattagcctggcatggtggtggatgcctgtgattacagctactcaggaggctgaggaaggagaatcgtttgaaccaggaaggcaaaggttgtagtgagccaagatcgggccattgcactacagcctgggcgacaggggaAGACTCTgtccctccccccaaaaaagccaGCTTTGAAGTGCCAAAACCCAACACCAGTTGGGCATCCTGACCCAGCCTTCATTTTACTGTCTTTGCTGAGACTCAGAACACAGGTAGTACATCTGGGGCTGGCCCCACCTGGTCCTGGTAACAGCTCTGCCCCTAGGGTGGAGAGGATGCTCGCCCTTGACTGGTGCTATGAAAAACGGGCCCAGGATGAGAGTCCCAGCTCTGACTGGCGTTCACCACACAAGCTCCTGGTGACAAGAGCTTCCCTGCCTAGATAGGAGGCTCCTTCCCTGCTCAGGCTCCTAGGTCATGGGCTACTAGTTTCAGGGGAATACGCTGGTCtctattttgtttgatttaaAGGTTGAGCCAGAACCCAAAGACTGATAGGTTAAGTCTTTCTCAGTGACCTTCTGGGTCAGAATGGCACTCACcagaaacagtgcctggcacagatcCTCTGAGTCAGAAACACAGAATGAatgtatttctaataaaaatgaaagatgctTGTGTTTCTAGCATAAAGCGAGCCCTACATGTTCTCCGTCTTCCTGTGCTGATTCCTGCAGCGGGAAACTTCCAGCTGCGGTTTGCAGAGCACTTAGGGGACCTCGGAAAGCCTGCAGTGATGCTAAAGGTCCCCTGCGTAGGGAGAGGCCGGCCCGACTGCGAGGCAACTTAAGACCCGTACCCCACGCCGCCGCCGCCCTGGGGCCCCGCTTGTCTGCtccggagggagggagggcgctAAATGCTGAGCCTAGCGTGGGCCGGACCGCGCTCCGGAGTCCGCTCTGCGGGCCCTGAGGCCGAGGAGCTCTGTCGCCTCTGCGTTGTGCCCTACTTATCGCGATTTGATTCTGCTCAGGAGCCTCCGGGCAATATTTTTAGCCCTTGGAGAATGGgtccaggccaaggtgggtggagctggggagagagCTGGATCACAGAGGGCAGGCACCTGCCGCCAGGTCTCCCTCCCGACCCGTCCCGACTCCGTCGGCCCCCGGGACAGCAGAGACAGGAGCCCGGTTCGGGCCTCAGGCCGCCTCCCGCCCCCGCCTCCTCCCGGAGCCTCTGACGCCGCAGCGCCGCTCACCCTCCCCCGGCGCACCCGGCCCGTTACCGTCAGCGCCCGGCCTCCGCGCGGCTCCGGGCCCGGTCGGCCGACCTGCCGGCCCTCACATGCCAGGGGGCAGCGGCCCGCGCGCAGGCAGCGACGCAGGCGAAGGCGGGTGCCCGCCCACCCGTCGCCCCCGGTTCCGCGCGCCGCAGCCGCTCTCCCGCTGGGCCCAGGGCCGCCGGCGCGCTCCGCTGCGCCCGCCCCGCGCGGGTCCGCCAGCCCCTCAGGCCGCCGGGCCCACCAGCACGCGGGGCGGGGACAGCCGCGCCGCCCACCCGGTCTGCGTACGCCCTGCGGAGCCGACAGGAGATCCGGCCGCCGCGGTCCCCGCCCGGCGCCTCGCGGGCCCGCTCCGCGGAACCGCAGTGCGCAGGCGCAGCAGCCCGGGCCGGGTCCCGGAGCGCGGCGGAACCTCAGAAGGGCGCGCAACTGGATGTTTTCGTAATCCTACTTGAGGCGGCACCTCGTCCCGCAGCGGCCGAAGCGCCCGCCTCCGGCTCGGCAGCCAACGGCGGGGTGCGTTTTCCGCGGCCTCGCCTTGCCTAGCCCCGGTAGCCGTAGGTTTCTGTCGTGGCGCGTCTCGGGCAAAGCGGGTGCTGCCTTCTGCTGATACAGGGCGGCCCTTTCCTCTCTGGGCCTGCTCCCTGCTCTGTTTCCTGCCCGCGAGGGAAGGAGAAGCAGACTTTTCTTGATTGTTCCCCTTTGACTGGGCATCTAGGTTGTTTACAGTTCTAAAGTATAATCCATACTGCCTTGGACATCTCCATGAAGTccacattcttttccttttttttcttttttttgggggggacagagtctcggctcactgcaacctctgccacccaggttcaagtgattattctgcctcagcctcccgagttgctgggattacaggcgcccgccaccacgcctggctcatgttttgtatttttagtagagacgtttcaccatgttggccagactggtctcgaactcctgacctcaggtgatccgcccaccccggcctcccaaagtgttgcgattacaggcgtgagccaccttgctcagccTCATTTTGGTGTTCATCTTAATTTCAAGGACTCTTGTTTGTtctctggtgttttttttttttaattgaggcacaaatctttttatttatttattttaagatggggtttcaccatgatggccaggctggtcctgtattcctgacctcaggtgatccacccacctcagcctcccaaagtgctaggattacaggcgtaagccaccgcacacAGCGAGGCACAAATCTTAAGTTTACACTATGTGGTataaattttaagtgtacagcttgatgagttttgataaatacatacacaggttgggcacggtggttcatgcctgtaatcccagcaccttgggaggccgaggtgggtggatcacgaggtcaagagattgagaccatcctggtcaacatggtgaaaccccgtgtctactaaaaatacaaaaaattagctgggcatggtggcgtgtgcctgtaatcccagctactcaggaggctgacgcaggagaattgcctgaacccaggaggcggaggttgcggtgagctgagatcgcgccattgcactccagcctgggtaacaagagtgaaactacatctcaaaaaaaaaaagaaattttagttcATTCAGTCTTTATTTCTATGAccactcttcattttctttaaaagtaagaCATTTtcagctgagcatagtggctcacgcctgtaatcccagcactttgggaggctgaggtgggtagatcatgaggtcaggag from Callithrix jacchus isolate 240 chromosome 6, calJac240_pri, whole genome shotgun sequence encodes:
- the MAN2A2 gene encoding alpha-mannosidase 2x isoform X2, whose translation is MKLKKQVTVCGAAIFCVAVFSLYLMLDRVQHDPTRHQNGGNFPRSQISVLQNRIEQLEQLLEENHEIISHIKDSVLELTANAEGPPALLPYYTVNGSWVVPPEPRPSFFSISPQDCQFALGGRGQKPELQMLAVSEELPFDNVDGGVWRQGFDISYDPHDWDAEDLQVFVVPHSHNDPGWIKTFDKYYTEQTQHILNSMVSKLQEDPRRRFLWAEVSFFAKWWDNINAQKRAAVRRLVGNGQLEIATGGWVMPDEANSHYFALIDQLIEGHQWLERNLGTTPRSGWAVDPFGHSSTMPYLLRRANLTSMLIQRVHYAIKKHFAATHSLEFMWRQTWDSDSSTDIFCHMMPFYSYDVPHTCGPDPKICCQFDFKRLPGGRINCPWKVPPRAITEANVAERAALLLDQYRKKSRLFRSNVLLVPLGDDFRYDKPQEWDAQFFNYQRLFDFFNSRPDLHVQAQFGTLSDYFDALYKRTGVEPGARPPGFPVLSGDFFSYADREDHYWTGYYTSRPFYKSLDRVLEAHLRGAEVLYSLAAAHARHSGLAGRYPLSDFTLLTEARRTLGLFQHHDAITGTAKEAVVVDYGVRLLRSLVNLKQVIIHAAHYLVLRDKETYHFDPEAPFLQVDDTRLSHDALPERTVIQLDSSPRFVVLFNPLEQERFSVVSLLVNSPRVRVLSEEGQPLAVQISAHWSSATEVVPDVYQVSVPVCLPALGLGVLQLQLGLDGHRTLPSSVRLYLHGRQLSVSRHEVFPLRVIDSGTSDFALSNRYMQVWFSGLTGLLKSIRRVDEEQEQQVDMEFLVYGTRTSKDKSGAYLFLPDGEAKPYIPKEPPVLRVTEGPFFSEVVAYYEHVHQVVRLYNLPGVEGLSLDMSSLVDIRDYVNKELALRIHTDIDSQGTFFTDLNGFQVQPRRYLKKLPLQANFYPMPVMAYIQDAQKRLTLHTAQALGVASLKDGQLEVILDRRLMQDDNRGLGQGLKDNKRTCNRFRLLLERRTSGSEVQDSHSTSYPSLLSHLTSMYLNTPALTLPVARTQLPGPGLRSFHPLASSLPCDFHLLNLRTLQAEEDTLPSVETALILHRKGFDCGLEAKNLGFNCTTSQGKVALGSLFHGLDVVFLQPTSLTLLYPLASPSNSTDVYLEPMEIATFRLRLG
- the MAN2A2 gene encoding alpha-mannosidase 2x isoform X1 produces the protein MKLKKQVTVCGAAIFCVAVFSLYLMLDRVQHDPTRHQNGGNFPRSQISVLQNRIEQLEQLLEENHEIISHIKDSVLELTANAEGPPALLPYYTVNGSWVVPPEPRPSFFSISPQDCQFALGGRGQKPELQMLAVSEELPFDNVDGGVWRQGFDISYDPHDWDAEDLQVFVVPHSHNDPGWIKTFDKYYTEQTQHILNSMVSKLQEDPRRRFLWAEVSFFAKWWDNINAQKRAAVRRLVGNGQLEIATGGWVMPDEANSHYFALIDQLIEGHQWLERNLGTTPRSGWAVDPFGHSSTMPYLLRRANLTSMLIQRVHYAIKKHFAATHSLEFMWRQTWDSDSSTDIFCHMMPFYSYDVPHTCGPDPKICCQFDFKRLPGGRINCPWKVPPRAITEANVAERAALLLDQYRKKSRLFRSNVLLVPLGDDFRYDKPQEWDAQFFNYQRLFDFFNSRPDLHVQAQFGTLSDYFDALYKRTGVEPGARPPGFPVLSGDFFSYADREDHYWTGYYTSRPFYKSLDRVLEAHLRGAEVLYSLAAAHARHSGLAGRYPLSDFTLLTEARRTLGLFQHHDAITGTAKEAVVVDYGVRLLRSLVNLKQVIIHAAHYLVLRDKETYHFDPEAPFLQVDDTRLSHDALPERTVIQLDSSPRFVVLFNPLEQERFSVVSLLVNSPRVRVLSEEGQPLAVQISAHWSSATEVVPDVYQVSVPVCLPALGLGVLQLQLGLDGHRTLPSSVRLYLHGRQLSVSRHEVFPLRVIDSGTSDFALSNRYMQVWFSGLTGLLKSIRRVDEEQEQQVDMEFLVYGTRTSKDKSGAYLFLPDGEAKPYIPKEPPVLRVTEGPFFSEVVAYYEHVHQVVRLYNLPGVEGLSLDMSSLVDIRDYVNKELALRIHTDIDSQGTFFTDLNGFQVQPRRYLKKLPLQANFYPMPVMAYIQDAQKRLTLHTAQALGVASLKDGQLEVILDRRLMQDDNRGLGQGLKDNKRTCNRFRLLLERRTSGSEPDFFSKLAAMFRGLIFHSSRSGNLEVQDSHSTSYPSLLSHLTSMYLNTPALTLPVARTQLPGPGLRSFHPLASSLPCDFHLLNLRTLQAEEDTLPSVETALILHRKGFDCGLEAKNLGFNCTTSQGKVALGSLFHGLDVVFLQPTSLTLLYPLASPSNSTDVYLEPMEIATFRLRLG